The genome window GAGGCGGTTGTTGAGCGATTCGCAGAGACACACCTCGTCGAAGACCCGGAAAGCAGAGTAGCCGCCGGAGATGTCTACGAAATCTACGAGCAGTGGGCTGAGGCTCACGGGATTGATACAGATAGCAAACCCTGGTTCGGCCGTCGCCTCGGGAACTATGTCACGTTCGAGCGGAACACAGACAATGAGAACGGCGACTCTGTTCGATACTACGAGGGGCTTGCACTCAAATCAGAATAGATCTGGAGATGAATACAATGCAATCCACACTCAGCGCCAAATATATCGTAAATGTAAATTTGAGTTTGTATAAAAGGAAATGCCTCTCGCGTTACGGAAACATCGAGGCATATCGTCTCCGCAGGACCGAAATCAGCAGACAGCAAGGGGTTACGGCAATCAACCGAAATGCCGTAACACAAGCATTCTGGAGAGATTTTGCCGTATGCACGTATCGGGAGCCTCAAACCCAGGATTTCACGGAATTGGATGATCTATTACGGCAAAAACCAACTAGGATAGAACGGGGGGTCCCCGTTGGGACCAAGGGATTGGATCGCGATTTACAGCAGAGAGAGTTCTGTGCTGGCTCAGAGCCAGTGAGAGCCATGCGAGGTCCTACGTGAGGATGAGTGACCCTATGATCGACGAGCCGGAGGCGATTCCGGAGACGTTACGCGAACGCGACCAGTGGGTGTGCTGGCGGGAGGAGGAGCGGGACGGCAAACCGACGAAGATCCCGGTGACGCCAGGGGCTGGGGGGTTCGCGTCAGCAACCGAGTCGGAGACTTGGTCAAGTTTCGAGACAGCACTCGACTACACCGAGACGGAGCACGCCGATGGCATCGGGTTCGTGTTTACTGACGACGATCCCATCGTCGGCGTCGATCTGGACGACTGCCGCGATCCCGAGACAGACGACGTCGACGACGCGGCGCTGGACATCATTGAGCGACTCGACTCCTATACGGAGGTGTCACCGTCCGGTACCGGCTATCACGTCCTGGTTACCGGCGAACTCCCAGACGGGCGGAACCGACGTGGAAGCGTCGAACTGTACGACACGGCACGCTTTTTCACCGTTACTGGCGACCACGTCGAGCGGACCCCAACGCGCGTTGCACGCCGGCAGGACGCGCTCACAGCGATTCACCGCGAGTACGTCCAGGACACTGACAGCGACACGGCATCCGAGTCCGAGCCCCGTGGCGCGACTGACGGGGAGTCAGCAACGAGCGGTGCAGTCAACGTCGGCGTTGACCTCGAAGACGATGATCTCCTCGAGAAAGCGCGAAACGCATCGAACGGCGAGAAGTTCGAGCGGCTCTGGAAGGGGAATACGGTCGGCTACGACAGTCAGTCCGAGGCCGACATGGCGCTGTGTTGTTTGCTGGCGTTCTGGACTGGCGGCGACCAGACGCAGATGGATCAACTGTTCCGCCAGTCGGGATTGATGCGGGAGAAATGGGACGAGGTCCACTACGCTGACGGGTCGACGTACGGCGAGAAGACCATTGAGCGAGCGATTGCGACCACGTCGGAGTTCTACGACCCGGACGCCGGCGACGACGACGCAGATCCTCACGGCCCACCTGACGGTGTCACTGCTGGTAGTACGCCAGACGACGCAGACCGGAGTCGTGCGTATCTGGCGGAGAAAAATCGCTTGTTGAGCGAGCGCGTCGACGAACTCGAGGCAACACTCGAACAGAAGACTGAGCGGATCGAGACCCTCGAAGCAGAAATCGAACGACTCACCGACGAACTCGATGCCCGTGACGGGGAAACTGAGCAGTCCCACGATGAGCAAGTCGCTACTACAAGCGAAAGCAGTCGCGAGTCGGAGACACAATCCGTGTGGAGACGATTATTCGGCGGAGACTCGGAGTGAATCCCCGACGGCAAGGCCAGTATTAACCAACACTCCACAATATACTCCGGTGGCTGTTGGTTAATCACTATGAATAGGAAGAGCCGATCAAACGGGGTGACCCATTGCGGTGAATATCGCCGGACAGACCTCGTACAATAGGACACTTCAGCTCAGGAACTGATCAGCAACGAGATCCGCGATAAAGCCACGACCTTCGACAACTGATGTGATATCTCCGACATCAGCGGCGCTGAGGACGTCTTCAATGGCCTGTTCGGCCTTTGTATCGCTCACGAACACGGTGACATAGGTTGCGTCACCTGTCGCGTATTGATAGGCCAGTCCCGCGAGAATCGTGTCCGTTTTTTCAATCTCGTCTTCGGTGACATCCTCGGCGGAGAGATTCAACATACGCTTCCGCGTTTTATCTACAACCTCAGAAACGCCGGGCGTCGAAAAGTCGATTCCCCCCGGTTTGAGCCATCCGGCGTTCTGTGCCGACCGGAGTCGATCTCGCTGGTAAGCGTACGCGTCCGGGCTTTCGCCCATTTCCTCAGCAACGTGCCCCGGAATGTACACGGTGAGGTTTCGATCTGTCACGAACTGCTCGAATGCCTGATACTGTTCATTGGCAGGCCCACCCATCGAGATGAGAACGCTACTATCGATAATAGCCGTACTATCGCGTGGGATCTCTGGCTCCGACGCCATCAGTTGGCCTGGTCAAGATATGGATCGTATTCCACAGCCTCTTCGATTACGTCTTGAAGAGCTGTGAATACCGTCATTCCCTCGACGGGATGGACGCCGAGTTTGTTCGCGGCCGTCCGCTGGGTGAAGTCCCCGTCCATGATTCGGAGCGTGTAGTGGAGCGCAGCGGCCAGTTTGGGGATTCCCTGGCGGTCGACGAACACGCGGATATCCTCCGTATCGCGTTGCCGGCCGATCGCATCGATCAGGACGGGTGTCGCGGTGACGACACCGTGGTCAGTATCTAATTGGAGGTGAATCGGCTCAACAGTCACCGTGGTCGGCGTCTCGTCGTCATACCGAGTAAGGATGCCCATCTCTTCGAGCCGTCCGAGATACTTGTATGTGGTCGAGTGCGGTATGTCGAGTTCTGTTTTGATTGTCTCGATCTCGACGGGCCCATCTCGGAGGATAAACGTGTACAGCTGGGCGAGCTGGGGCGTGTTCAGCAGCTCAGCGTAGGTGAGGAAGTCATTGAACGTCTCCTCGGGGTCGGTCTGGGTGCCCGCGATTCGGTTGTCGGCCGACATCACAATACATATTCTATGGATAGTATATTAACTCTTGCCCCATCGGAGCTGCGCTGAGTAGCTAGTGGTCAGAACGGGAGTCCACCGACAAGCTCCGCCCTTCAGGGGAGAAGGGGACCCGAGAAGCCCTCCCTCGAGCGTTCTGATTCGTGAGCTGAGACGGTTAACCAACAGACTCGCTACACCACGCTATTTGTTGGTTAACTACGCTCAATATCGCCGCAAGACGGGGCTACCGCAGGAGCCTGTGGTTCAAGAAACTATTCCTCGAAGCAAGAACGATATCCCTCGCGCTGCAAGCCCAAGTATGTCCGAGACAGACGCCGCCGATGGCCCACCGCCCTTCGAGGAGCCGTTCAGCAGCGACGACGTCGAACAGCGCATCTACGGGACCATCCTGCAAACCCGCGAGCCGACGACGGCGAGCGCGATCGCCGACAGCGCCGACTGTGACCCCAAGACCGCCCGGAAGTATCTAGGCTGGTTCGACGACCTCGGCATCGTCACCCGACACGATGGCCATCCAGCCACCTACGAGCGTAATGACGCGTACTTCGAGTGGCGACGAATCAATCAGCTCGCAGCCGACCATTCTGTCGAGGAACTCCAGGATCGCGTTCGTGAGCTGACAACGCGCATCACCGAGTATGAGGAGGCGTACGACGCCGCGTCACCAGCCGCCGTCGACGCCGTCGCCGCCGCGGAGGGCAGCGACGAGCGGACCATCGACGACGTGTACAGCGACCTCGGCGACTGGGCAACGGCCCGCGAAGAGCGAGACCGCTACGAACGGGCGCGCCAGCAACGCACGGGTAGCGAACGCGAACAGGCATCCGGGTAGCTCGCTCGATGGTGCCACCGACAGGTGATGGCGGGAGCCCTGCCCCCATCGATCGCCCAATTCTCGAGTTCCTCCAGACACGGCTCCAAGCCACCGGACAGGTATCCCACGCGGCCATCACGGATGCAAGGGGCCATCTCGAGCTTCAGGTCGTCTTTGCATCGTCGTACTACCCAGCGCCCGTCGACGAAGCAACCCTGACTGTCCGCTGGTACACGAACGACGACTTCACAATCCACTATCGAGAGGTCCATTCGGAGCACACCTGGGAATGCCGATGGGATCGGCATCCGAACCCCCACAATACGCGCGACCACTTCCATCCCCCGCCCACCGCCCCGACGCCCGGTGACGATGACTCCTGGCCGACCGATCATCGTGATGTCCTGCAACTGGTCCTCGACGAGATCGAAGACCGGATCGTAGTACTGTGGAACGAATAAGCGACTGCCCCCGCAGTGGCGTTTATCGCGCCGACCAAGGGTGACGGCGCTCAGCCCGATAGGCACCACCAGGAGTGCCGTCGTGGTGTCCAGCCAGGTGTCAGCTGAGTGCAGTCACAGGTGAATCCATGTCTACGTTCAGTAACTCCGAGACAGCGAGTGCATCGCCGTCAGAAAACCACACGAGGCCACCCCGAGAGACCGAGGACACAGAGCCACAGACATCCTGGCCAGACGATACGAGCAGCGAGCATGGAACGCCAACGCTCAGGATGGACCAATGTCCGGAGTGTGGGAACCGTCGCTTCGTCTCGAAACTCCTTGTGTACGAGGTCACAGACTACGACGAGGGCGGCGAGCAAGAATTCCGCCGCCAGCACGTCCGTGCAGAGTTCGAATACACCTGCAGCGAGTGCCAGACGACACTCCGGACGCTTCCCGCAGAGCGCCGCGATTACTACGACGAAGTCGCGGTCCTCGAAACAGAACGGCGGGCAGCCCTCCGTGATCAACTCCGCCAGCTGGGGAGGCGGGTTTGGCAGCGCCTTGCAGCGCGGACGACGTGGCTGGCACTCGGACTCGTGACTCTCGTGACCGGGCTCGTGATCGCCCTCTAACAGGCCGACAGGGACCGACAGCAAGGGGTGGCTCACAGTAGGTGTTGGAGTAGCGTCATGCTCCCTTCCAACCAGGAACGGCTAGCTGGAGGCAGATCGCTGACGTAGGACATCGTGCCCGCACCGCAGGTGTGTCTATCGGCGCCAGTAGGCGTGAGGCGCGCTCGAAGCGCGTGCAGAAGCGTGAGTTCCTATGTCTGGTCAAGATATCATCGACGACACGACAGGCGACTACGACCGGCTCGAAACCGAACTCGTTGCACAGGACCGGGATGCGTCCCGGGTCGCGACGGCGGACATCGACGAGGCGACTGCCCGCCGTCTCGTTGGCGACCTCGTCGAGGACGATGTGGTGGCGCCGATCCCTGACCAACGCATTCTCGTCCACGAGCCCAGTAGCAAGCCCTTCGAGTCGATCACCCAGCTCGCCGTGTTCCATCGTGGCTGGCAGGCCGCCACCGACGCCGACGCGGAGGACAACTGATGCAACAGACGCTTTCTGGGTGTGGGTTCTGCGATTCACCGCCCGGTGCAGAGATGGGCGAGGCGCATACGTGGGGACAGAACGAACGGGTCACGCACCCAATCTGTGTCGACTGTGCCGTCCAAGAGCGGCCGGATCCTGTGGAGCGCGATCACCACGCCTGCGACGGCTGTGGGCTCGTCGTCAACGCGCTCGCAGCGCTCACGCGCTTCCGTGTGGAACTCGGCCATCTCGAGGGGCCGCTCCAACTGTGTGCTCGCTGTAGCCCTGGTGGGCTCGCGACGTACTGGACGCGTGACCTCACGGAGCACCTCGTGGCCGAGTGACGCTTGGCCGAGTGAGGCTCACATCGTACACACGAAAACGGCTAAGTGCGTTGGCTCACAATGTACACATCATGAGCACCGATAAGAAGCGCGTGCAGTTTCGGGCCCCCGATCGGCTCATCGACCGGGCCGACGCACTGGCCGCCGTCCTCGGGGAAGACCGAACAGACATCCTCGTGACCGCGCTTCGGGAGTACCTCCAAGACGCCGCTCACGACGACGCCCTCACCCAAGAGATCGCCGCCGCCTATTACGACGATGAGATCACCTTCGAGCAACTCAAAGCGCTCGTCGGCGCCGAGGAGGCGGCAAACCTCCGAGTGTTGAAACAGCAGTTGGACGAGGACTTCATCGACGAGGTCGCCGACGCTTAGATGTCGCGGCTTATCGCAGACGCCTCCGCCCTCGTGAGTCTCGGCATCGTTACTGACGACGATCCCGATCCACTCGCACTCTGTCTCTCCCGGTACGAGGTCGTCGTCCCAACGGCGGTCATCGATGAACTCCGAGAGATTGCCTCGTACGATGACGTCCATGGACACGCCGCGTCCGCCGTCCTCGACCAAACGGAGTCATTCACGACACAGTCGGTCGACCTCGATGCCGAGTTTCCGCTCGATGACGGTGAAAACGCGGCGGTCACGCTCGCGAACGATCTCGATGCTGCGCTCTTCCTCTGTGACGAGTTCAACCAACTTGGCTTGATCCACGCCTCACTCGCTGATACCCGACTCGTCACGACACCGACGCTACTCTCGGTTCTCGTTCGAACTGAACACCTATCAGCTGCCGATGCACGGCTGCTCCTCGATGCGATCAGTGACGCCCGTAGCTGGGGCGCGAACAGTTACGTGCAGCGAGCTCGCTCATTGCTCGAAGAGCCCTGACACCATGGAGGATCCTTCGAAGTGATTTGGAATGCCCGATAACCACGCTCTCTACGACGTTCGTGAACGAACCAAGAATCCCGAGCACGCATCAGTTGACGATGTAGTCGAACTCGTACTCGAACGCGCACAGCATCCCCGGACGGAGCACCGGGACGCGCATCTCGACGAGATGATGGCGACTGTCGTCGACAGGTACGGGACCGACCCCGTCCGAACCGTTATCCATCGCATCCTCGTCGACCACCACCCCTTTCGGAGTGCCACGCATGACCTTGAGATGCGTAACGTCGACGGTGTTCGTATCGGGACAGCAGCCGGCCAGTTCCTTACAGAATTGAACGCGCAGCACGACGATTGAAATACAGTTTCTGAAAGCCCTCGGCCGCTCGGCATCCCGCGACCACCGCTGCGCTCCTCGTGCCTGTGGTGCTTGCGGGGTCGGGGGACGACCGAGACGGCCTCGCCCTTTCTGAGTCCGCCAGGACGGTAGCTGGATCGCCGAGTGTCGCGGCCGGCTAGACAGGTGTGTCCGTTATGGCCCGCCCCGCTCGCCGCGTTCCGCCCTCCGCGTCGCTCGCGACCGACCATTCCGGGCGTGCGGGCGCTCTCCGCACCGCTCGCGCCCGTTCCGGGCTAAAATGGATGTGCCCTCGACGCCAGCGGGAAAGCGCGGGGGGTTGCGCGGCGTGGCTGCTCACCCTCCCACGCTTTCTCCGCTGGTCGCTCGCTCCGGGCGGGTCGGCGCGCGGCGCTGGTTGTGCCCCTCCGTGCGGGCGCGCTCTCGCTCGCGCCCAAGAGGGCGCTCGCGAAGGCGCGAGCGAGAGCGCGCAGACGGCTCTGTCGGTCGTGACGTCGGGGATATCCCCGTGCTAGAACACGGGGTGTCGGGCGCTGTGGTGAGCGCCTTCAGGTTACCGCAATGTCGAGTAACAACGCGAGCGAAAAGACGGTTTCGGATGTACAGAGTACAAGCACCGAGGAACGCGGTCACGAGCCCACGATCGAACACGAGCCGTCGGGCCGGTCGGCCTGTCCGGAGTGTGAGGGGCGGGTGATCACCGAAGACGAGCAGTCGTTCTGCACGGACTGCGGGCTGATCGTCGCCGACGAGTGGGTGGACCTGAGCCCGACGCTGAACGACCTAGGCCTGGTTGGAGACGCCGACCAGAGCATCGAGACAGTGGACCCGCTGCGGACGGACAAGGGCCTGCACACGAAGATCGGGAGGAACACCGACGGCCGGGGTAATCCCCTGAGCAACGAGCAGTGGGAGAAGGTCCAGCGGTTGCGGAAGTGGCACAAGCGGATGCAGTTCGGCGAGAAGCGCAAGCGAACGAAGCGGCTCAACGAGGGGCTGCGGGACGTCGAGATGATCGGCGGCAACCTGAACTTGCCGGACCACGTCGTCAAGCAGGCAGCGCAACACCTCCGGAGCGCCTCGGAAGCGCGGCTGCCGGGCGGGCGGATGGCCTGGGAGGCACTCGCCGGCGGCGCCGTCCTCCTGGCCGCGCGGGCCTCATCGGTCGACCGGGACGAGATTGACGTTGCGGTCGCGACGCACACCAAGGCGCCCCACGAGCGGGTGTGCGCTGCGGCGCGGAAGATCCGGTGTGAATGCGGGTTCGACGTGCCGCTCATCAGGCCCAACGCCGTGATGGCGGTCGTCGACGCCCTGGATGACGACGCCATCCCTGGGGCGCGAGCGGTGCGGACGTGGCGGCTGGCCCAACACCTGATGAAACTCGGCGATCAGGTGCCGGTTGGGCCGGGGACGCCACGGTGCACCGTCGCGGCGTCGGCGCTGTACGCGGCGGATCGGCTGCTCTCGCGCAAGCACCTCACCCAAGAGCAGGTCGCCGTGGCGGCGAGCACGATCGTGCCGACGTCCCGAAACCGGATCGCGCGGTACAGTCGGGAGCTCGTCGGCGCCTACGAAGCCGAACACGGCACCGACGACCCGGGTGTCGGCCTCGAGGCGGAACGGGACACCCTGCGCTGAGCGGGGCGCTCCCCCATTTTTTATGGCGACCTCCGCCCGTGGACGCCCCTCCGCCCCACCCACCGCTCCGTGCTCGCTCCCTGCGGTCGCTGCGCGCGCAGCCACAACCTCACTACCACCTGTCTGAAGTCTCATCAACGGGGATAGAGACGGTGTGTGGTTTGTCGCATCCAAGAGGAACGGAGTGAGAGACGAATGAACGCTGTTCCATCATACACAGTCGATAGAGAGACTGCAGCGACGCTCCGAGAATGGTTGTTCGAGCACGCTGTCGAGAAACACGGGGAGTCCGAGATTTCCGAGCCACTCGCCGAACTGGCGGCTGCCATCGACGGCGTGCTCTACGAGGAGGCAGAGGCCGTCGAACTCGGTGCGTGGGCACAGACGAATCCTCTGGGTCACCGAGATGCGTCACACGTCAACAGTAGCTCAGTCGATGGATCCCGATCAGACGACGCACGCGAGCCAGCCGAGCCTGGTGTTCTCGATATGGGCATCAGTAAGCCGGATCGTATCTACGATACGCTTCCCGATTCGGCCTGGCAGCTCGATCACGACCAGTCCGAAACACCCCGAGAAGACACACCGACATCGTCAGCAGCGTCAAACCCACACCCACGGCGACAACACCACCGTCCGTCAGTCCGGTATCGTACCACGTTCGAGTGCTCCGTGTGCAGTGGCATTCGTGAGGTAGAAACCCCGCTTCGAGTCTGTGCGTTCGTCGACGAGTGTCCAACCTGTGGAACCGTCGCTCGATTCACAGCGAGCGGCCCACCCACGCCG of Halolamina sp. CBA1230 contains these proteins:
- a CDS encoding helix-turn-helix domain-containing protein — protein: MSADNRIAGTQTDPEETFNDFLTYAELLNTPQLAQLYTFILRDGPVEIETIKTELDIPHSTTYKYLGRLEEMGILTRYDDETPTTVTVEPIHLQLDTDHGVVTATPVLIDAIGRQRDTEDIRVFVDRQGIPKLAAALHYTLRIMDGDFTQRTAANKLGVHPVEGMTVFTALQDVIEEAVEYDPYLDQAN
- a CDS encoding sugar-specific transcriptional regulator TrmB, with the translated sequence MSETDAADGPPPFEEPFSSDDVEQRIYGTILQTREPTTASAIADSADCDPKTARKYLGWFDDLGIVTRHDGHPATYERNDAYFEWRRINQLAADHSVEELQDRVRELTTRITEYEEAYDAASPAAVDAVAAAEGSDERTIDDVYSDLGDWATAREERDRYERARQQRTGSEREQASG
- a CDS encoding transcription initiation factor IIB family protein, whose product is MSSNNASEKTVSDVQSTSTEERGHEPTIEHEPSGRSACPECEGRVITEDEQSFCTDCGLIVADEWVDLSPTLNDLGLVGDADQSIETVDPLRTDKGLHTKIGRNTDGRGNPLSNEQWEKVQRLRKWHKRMQFGEKRKRTKRLNEGLRDVEMIGGNLNLPDHVVKQAAQHLRSASEARLPGGRMAWEALAGGAVLLAARASSVDRDEIDVAVATHTKAPHERVCAAARKIRCECGFDVPLIRPNAVMAVVDALDDDAIPGARAVRTWRLAQHLMKLGDQVPVGPGTPRCTVAASALYAADRLLSRKHLTQEQVAVAASTIVPTSRNRIARYSRELVGAYEAEHGTDDPGVGLEAERDTLR